A genomic region of Melospiza melodia melodia isolate bMelMel2 unplaced genomic scaffold, bMelMel2.pri scaffold_271, whole genome shotgun sequence contains the following coding sequences:
- the LOC134433829 gene encoding putative per-hexamer repeat protein 5 isoform X1 produces MGSKCAAGSRCATGSGKENVTGSECATGSGCAMVSECVTRSQCATGSECATGPKCAMGPGYGNVTGSKCATGSECATGSRCATRSGHGNVMGSECSKGSECVRGSECAMGSGCAMGSWCSKGSECATGSECATGSRHGNVTGSECATRCGRATRCLCEMGPKCAKGSKCATGSGLQTVKGSQCATGSECATGSNCSKQSECATGPECALGPDCARGFGRARGFGRARGSGRARVCAECATGHGQRAPGRGRGHPVGRERATGAECATGDGPGRPAGSERATAAAAQAERATAGGAAAAERATGAGRATGGGDPEEAERATGAGRATAAGAGRAVGAGRATGAGRATGRGDGRATGAGRARSARRAVGRGDGRAAGDGRARTRGRATGAAGRGHGRAMGAGRARGAAGRCNRRRRRACNRT; encoded by the coding sequence ATGGGATCCAAGTGTGCAGCGGGATCCAGGTGTGCAACAGGATCTGGAAAAGAGAATGTAACAGGATCTGAGTGTGCAACGGGATCTGGGTGTGCAATGGTATCTGAATGTGTAACAAGATCCCAGTGTGCAACGGGATCCGAGTGTGCAACAGGACCCAAGTGTGCAATGGGACCTGGATATGGGAATGTAACAGGATCCAAGTGTGCAACGGGATCCGAGTGTGCAACAGGATCCAGGTGTGCAACGAGATCTGGACACGGGAATGTAATGGGATCTGAGTGTTCAAAGGGATCCGAGTGTGTAAGGGGATCCGAGTGTGCAATGGGATCCGGGTGTGCAATGGGATCTTGGTGTTCAAAGGGATCCGAGTGTGCAACGGGATCTGAGTGTGCAACAGGATCCAGACACGGGAATGTGACGGGATCTGAGTGTGCAACGAGATGCGGGCGTGCAACGCGATGCCTGTGTGAAATGGGACCCAAGTGTGCAAAAGGGTCCAAGTGTGCAACGGGATCTGGACTTCAGACTGTGAAAGGATCCCAGTGTGCGACAGGATCCGAGTGTGCAACGGGATCCAATTGTTCAAAGCAATCTGAGTGTGCAACAGGACCCGAGTGCGCCCTGGGACCCGATTGTGCAAGGGGGTTTGGGCGTGCAAGGGGGTTTGGGCGTGCAAGGGGCTCTGGGCGTGCGCGGGTGTGCGCTGAGTGTGCAACGGGACATGGACAGCGGGCGCCGGGACGTGGACGTGGGCATCCGGTGGGACGTGAGCGTGCAACGGGAGCTGAGTGTGCAACAGGAGATGGACCTGGGCGCCCGGCGGGATCTGAGcgtgcaacagcagcagcagcgcaaGCTGAgcgtgcaacagctggaggcgcAGCGGCGGCTGAGCGTGCAACAGGAGCTGGGCGTGCAACGGGAGGTGGAGATCCAGAGGAAGCTGAGCGTGCAACAGGAGCTGGGCGTGCAacggcagctggagctgggcgTGCAGTGGGAGCCGGGCGTGCAACGGGAGCCGGGCGTGCAACGGGACGCGGAGATGGGCGTGCAACAGGAGCTGGGCGTGCAAGGAGCGCCCGGCGCGCTGTGGGACGTGGAGATGGGCGTGCAGCCGGAGATGGGCGTGCAAGGACACGTGGGCGTGCAACAGGAGCTGCCGGACGCGGACATGGGCGTGCAATGGGAGCCGGGCGTGCAAGGGGAGCTGCTGGGCGGTGCAACAGGCGGCGGAGGCGGGCGTGCAACAGGACGTGA
- the LOC134433829 gene encoding collagen, type I, alpha 1b-like isoform X2, producing the protein MDSGRRDVDVGIRWDVSVQRELSVQQEMDLGARRDLSVQQQQQRKLSVQQLEAQRRLSVQQELGVQREVEIQRKLSVQQELGVQRQLELGVQWEPGVQREPGVQRDAEMGVQQELGVQGAPGALWDVEMGVQPEMGVQGHVGVQQELPDADMGVQWEPGVQGELLGGATGGGGGRATGRDGARGDDCARGDDCATRRKRGAGPGRARGAECATGGAAGRARAPGRARGRGSVTGRAKGGVGSPSGPGTRVCEACTRMWG; encoded by the coding sequence ATGGACAGCGGGCGCCGGGACGTGGACGTGGGCATCCGGTGGGACGTGAGCGTGCAACGGGAGCTGAGTGTGCAACAGGAGATGGACCTGGGCGCCCGGCGGGATCTGAGcgtgcaacagcagcagcagcgcaaGCTGAgcgtgcaacagctggaggcgcAGCGGCGGCTGAGCGTGCAACAGGAGCTGGGCGTGCAACGGGAGGTGGAGATCCAGAGGAAGCTGAGCGTGCAACAGGAGCTGGGCGTGCAacggcagctggagctgggcgTGCAGTGGGAGCCGGGCGTGCAACGGGAGCCGGGCGTGCAACGGGACGCGGAGATGGGCGTGCAACAGGAGCTGGGCGTGCAAGGAGCGCCCGGCGCGCTGTGGGACGTGGAGATGGGCGTGCAGCCGGAGATGGGCGTGCAAGGACACGTGGGCGTGCAACAGGAGCTGCCGGACGCGGACATGGGCGTGCAATGGGAGCCGGGCGTGCAAGGGGAGCTGCTGGGCGGTGCAACAGGCGGCGGAGGCGGGCGTGCAACAGGACGTGATGGTGCAAGAGGCGATGATTGTGCAAGAGGCGATGATTGTGCAACGAGACGCAAACGTGGCGCCGGACCCGGGCGTGCAAGAGGCGCCGAGTGTGCAACGGGAGGCGCCGCCGGGCGTGCAAGAGCCCCTGGGCGTGCAAGGGGACGTGGGAGTGTGACCGGGCGTGCAAAGGGGGGGGTGGGGTCCCCCTCAGGGCCGGGCACGCGCGTGTGCGAGGCTTGCACGCGCATGTGGGGGTGA